A stretch of DNA from Roseovarius faecimaris:
TCGAGCACCGCCGCATCAAACGAGGACAGCTCATCCGGCATGAGCGGTCTGCGAAACAGATCGCGCGCCTCATGACTGACCAGCCGCAGCCCATCCGCCTTCCGCCAGGCCTGATCGAGCGCGCGCATCATCGCCGCGTCCCCTTCCACCGCATGCACCTCATGGGCAAAGGCCAGATCGAGCGCGAAGGTGCCGCAGCCGGCAAAAAGGTCAACCACGCGTTTGGCCCCGGCGACATGCGCCCGCACATCCGCCTGCAAGGCCGCCTGACCATCCATCGTCGCCTGCAGAAAAGCGCCCGGCGGCGGCGTTACCCTTGCCCGCCCAAAGATCTGCTCTGGCGGGCGGCGGGTGACAATCGGCTCATCGTCCCAGGTCAGCCGCGCAAGATCGAACTTCTCGGCCAGCGCCGCCAGTTCTATGCGCATCTGCGGCTCAAGCGGCTTGCCGACACTGGCCAGAACATCAACCCCCTGCGCGCTGAGCGTCAGCATGACCGACAAGGCATGTTTGCGGCTTGCGCCCAGACGCGCCAGCGCCGCGGCCGCGGGAAAAGCGGCCATCAGATCGGGGTGCAGAAGCTGACAATCGGGCGTCTCGACGATCACGTCAGAGGCGGGGGCGTGAAATCCCACCATCGCCCCCTTCTTGGTGCGCCTGGCCTTCACCACCGCGCGCCGCCTGGACTGCGCCGGAGAGACA
This window harbors:
- a CDS encoding class I SAM-dependent RNA methyltransferase; amino-acid sequence: MSGTRIIARLGHQGDGVAEGPLFAPYTLPGEEVSGVADGQTLRDVKILTPSPDRVKPACRHFPACGGCKLQHASAPFLAEWKTGIVHQALQAHGLSGSFLPMHVSPAQSRRRAVVKARRTKKGAMVGFHAPASDVIVETPDCQLLHPDLMAAFPAAAALARLGASRKHALSVMLTLSAQGVDVLASVGKPLEPQMRIELAALAEKFDLARLTWDDEPIVTRRPPEQIFGRARVTPPPGAFLQATMDGQAALQADVRAHVAGAKRVVDLFAGCGTFALDLAFAHEVHAVEGDAAMMRALDQAWRKADGLRLVSHEARDLFRRPLMPDELSSFDAAVLDPPRAGAEAQVAELAQAQIPVVAYVSCNPVSFARDAAHLVQNGYEMTALRVVDQFKWSAHVEIVSKFQLRST